The genomic window ATGCCCAATTTTGAAAAATACAATTTATCACAAGTAAAAACTGAAAGGTTTTATCAACTACCTAAATATTTATTCGAAGATGCATATTTTAAAAAAATGTCGGCGGAAGCCAAAATTATGTATGCGTTATTAAAAGATCGCTTTGAATTATCCATCCAAAATGAATGGGTAGATAAAAATAATAACATTTACTTTATTTTCAGTAATAAACATTTGTGCGAATACTTAGGTTATGCAGAACAAAAAATTATAAAATTAAAAAAAGAGTTAATAAGTTTTAATTTACTAACTCAAGAACGTGTTGGCCTTAATAAACCAAATAGATTATACCTATTAAAACCTAATTATGACATTAAAGCCAGTCATAGCAAGGAACTTCCAAATTCACAGTTCCAGAACAATGAATTTGGAAGTTCTAGAACTGTGAATTTAAGTGGTCAAGAACTTCCAAATTCACAGTCTAATGATACTGATTATAATGATCCTGATTATATTAAGACTGATTATAATGATACGTATGATTTGAATGATAATAAACTAACTTTTCCTAGTAATCACACAAATCATTCGAATCACTATAATCCAAACTTTAATGATGAAGCTTTAAAATTTCAATTATTAGAAGAACTACCACAAAGTATTCAAAATTATCTAAGTAACTTTTCTGTAGCTGAAATTAAAATTATCAAAACTGTATTATTAAAAGCTAAAACATCTTTCAACAATACGATTGATAGCTACTACTTGTTAGAAGATATGGAAATAGAAATACTTCATGTTCTTAAACGTTTCAAAGCTATGCTTATTCAAAAAAATGAAACCGTTGAATCAATGCAAGGATACTTAATGAAATCTCTTAAGTCTGAATTCGCTGAAATGCATACGCTTAATAAACGACGTGATCATTTACCAATCACTTCTTTATTTAATCAATAATGATTTAATTAGAGAGCATCTTTAAATAGATGTTCTCTTTTTTTATTAACAGGTGGTTGCTAAGGCAACCACCTAGATCAAACGAAAGTAAGGGAGGGGACAACAAAATAACATCAACACAATGTCACAACATAGCATACTGCTATTAAAAAAAAGAGGAACACTTATGCGTAATAAGAAAAAGATAAATTAAGTTAGTGTGATAATTTAATCAATTGATAAAAATTATAATGGAGGGTGAATTTATGAATGATATTACTATCATAGGAGCTTCACAGAATAATTTAAAAAATATAGATATAACTATACCTAAACATTTGATTACAGTATTTACAGGACGTTCTGGTTCAGGTAAGTCATCACTGGTTTTCAATACAATAGCTGCTGAATCTGAACAACTTTTAAATGAAAGTTATTCTAGCTATATTCAATTTTATTTAAACCAGCAACCTAAAAAAGGTATTACTACTCTATCACCATTTTCGTTTTGCCACTTACATTCA from Staphylococcus sp. NRL 16/872 includes these protein-coding regions:
- a CDS encoding replication initiator protein A; translated protein: MPNFEKYNLSQVKTERFYQLPKYLFEDAYFKKMSAEAKIMYALLKDRFELSIQNEWVDKNNNIYFIFSNKHLCEYLGYAEQKIIKLKKELISFNLLTQERVGLNKPNRLYLLKPNYDIKASHSKELPNSQFQNNEFGSSRTVNLSGQELPNSQSNDTDYNDPDYIKTDYNDTYDLNDNKLTFPSNHTNHSNHYNPNFNDEALKFQLLEELPQSIQNYLSNFSVAEIKIIKTVLLKAKTSFNNTIDSYYLLEDMEIEILHVLKRFKAMLIQKNETVESMQGYLMKSLKSEFAEMHTLNKRRDHLPITSLFNQ